A DNA window from Coffea arabica cultivar ET-39 chromosome 6c, Coffea Arabica ET-39 HiFi, whole genome shotgun sequence contains the following coding sequences:
- the LOC113691280 gene encoding uncharacterized protein isoform X5: protein MMMFLFLLICLVNFLGLSALMYQTLIALSLCDNKLENVEVVAKEITQFKHLRALWLNNNPVLERGDSSMADTILQCCPELEIYNSHFTANYGKWALGFCGGIYHKENSGHNLQGDCPFESLTSLDLSNRSIHNLINKAFSPAELPCLSYLNLHGNPLDENSVGDLLDLLGVFSSLQALDVDIPGPLGDSAVEILESLPQLSLLNGVDAARISESEKSVIDSMLQPRLPEWTAGEPISDRVISAMWLFLMTYRLADEEKVDETSVWYVMDELGSALWHSDEPNFSVSPFLYMPGGDLASAVSYSIVWPIANIERGDECTRDFLFGIGEEKQRSARLTAWFHTPQNYFIREYEKQRLKLQSKKFHPLPVVSSTTKALYGSDGTALRVYTDIPQVEEFLTRPEFIITSEPKDADIIWTSMQVDEEMRKAVGLNEQQFINQFPFEACLVMKHHLAETIQKAHGSPEWLQPTYNLETELTQLIGDYCIRERERLNNLWILKPWNMARTIDTTVTGNLSAIIRLMETGPKVCQKYIEHPALLNGRKFDIRYIVLVRSMNPLEIFLADTFWVRLANNTYSLDKHSLFEYETHFTVMNYRGRLNHMNTSEFVKEFEKEHHVNWMDIHSRVSRMIRSIFESAAAVHPEMQSPTSRAIYGVDVMLDRHFQPKILEVTYCPDCTRACKYDTEPVIRAGGFVKGSDFFNYVFGCLFLNETAHVSPL from the exons ATGATGATGTTCTTGTTTCTCTTGATTTGCCTAGTAAATTTCCT TGGGTTATCTGCTTTGATGTACCAGACATTAATTGCACTAAGCCTGTGTGACAACAAACTCGAGAACGTTGAAGTAGTTGCAAAAGAAATTACCCAATTCAAGCACCTCAGAGCCCTATGGCTGAACAATAATCCAGTACTGGAGAGGGG AGACAGTTCTATGGCTGATACCATTCTTCAATGTTGCCCCGAACTGGAAATTTATAACTCACACTTTACTGCTAATTATGGTAAATGGGCACTTGGATTTTGTGGAGGAATATATCACAAAGAAAATTCTGGCCACAATCTCCAAGGTGACTGTCCATTCGAGAGTTTGACATCTTTAGACCTTTCAAATAGGAGCATACACAATCTCATCAACAAG GCATTTTCCCCTGCTGAATTGCCATGCCTTTCATATTTGAATCTTCATGGAAACCCATTAGATGAAAATTCAGTTGGTGATCTGCTGGACCTACTTGGAGTATTCAGCAGCTTACAAGCCCTTGAT GTTGATATTCCAGGCCCACTTGGAGATAGTGCTGTAGAAATTCTCGAGTCCCTTCCTCAACTTTCTTTACTGAATGGTGTTGATGCAGCCAGAATATCGGAGTCTGAGAAATCTGTGATTGATTCAATGTTACAACCACGGCTTCCAGAGTGGACAGCTGGTGAACCCATTTCTGACCGTGTTATTAGTGCAATGTGGCTATTCTTAATGACATACAGACTTGCAGATGAGGAAAAAGTAGATGAAACTTCTGTATG GTATGTGATGGATGAACTAGGTTCAGCTTTGTGGCATAGTGATGAACCAAATTTTAGTGTCTCTCCTTTTCTATACATGCCGGGGGGTGACCTAGCATCAGCTGTGAG TTATTCAATTGTTTGGCCTATTGCGAACATAGAAAGAGGTGATGAGTGCACTCGTGATTTCCTTTTTGGCATTGGAGAGGAAAAGCAGCGGTCTGCTAGACTTACTGCATGGTTCCATACCCCTCAAAATTATTTTATCAGA GAGTATGAGAAACAGAGGCTGAAATTGCAATCAAAGAAGTTTCATCCCCTGCCAGTTGTATCTTCTACAACAAAAGCATTGTACGGGAGTGATGGAACTGCCTTGCGCGTTTACACAGATATACCTCAAGTGGAGGAATTTTTGACCCGGCCTGAATTCATAATCA CATCTGAGCCAAAGGATGCAGATATTATATGGACAAGCATGCAGGTAGATGAGGAAATGAGGAAAGCTGTGGGCCTGAATGAGCAGCAGTTCATTAATCAATTTCCTTTTGAAGCTTGCCTTGTCATGAAACATCATTTAGCAGAAACTATTCAGAAG GCTCATGGATCTCCTGAATGGCTTCAGCCTACTTATAATCTTGAGACAGAGCTTACTCAACTCATTGGCGATTATTGCATCCGTGAAAGGGAAAGATTGAACAATTTATGGATATTAAAGCCATGGAATATGGCAAGAACGATTGATACTACTGTGACTGGAAATTTATCTGCAATTATCCGTCTGATGGAGACAGGTCCAAAAGTATGTCAGAAATATATTGAGCATCCTGCATTGCTCAATGGGAGGAAGTTTGATATTCGTTATATTGTTTTGGTGCGCAGCATGAATCCATTGGAAATTTTTCTTGCTGACACTTTCTGG GTTCGATTGGCAAACAACACTTATTCTCTGGACAAACATAGTCTTTTTGAGTATGAAACACACTTTACTGTTATG AATTACAGAGGAAGATTGAATCACATGAATACATCAGAGTTCGTTAAGGAGTTTGAGAAGGAGCATCATG TTAACTGGATGGATATTCATTCACGAGTGTCAAGGATGATCAGATCCATTTTTGAATCAGCAGCAGCAGTTCATCCAGAAATGCAGAGTCCAACATCAAGGGCCATTTATGGGGTGGATGTCATGCTTGACCGCCATTTCCAACCTAAAATATTGGAG GTGACGTACTGTCCTGACTGTACTAGGGCTTGCAAGTATGATACTGAACCAGTGATCAGGGCAGGAGGATTTGTTAAAGGCAGTGACTTTTTTAATTATGTGTTTGGCTGTCTTTTTCTAAATGAAACTGCTCATGTATCCCCATTGTAG